The region CCTGAAGATATGCATCCCCTGCCATTAAGATCAAGGAAACGCTACATTATACGTTTAGTAGTTCCGGTTCTTGTGATTGTTTTATTGCTCCAGCTGGTTCCCTACGGATGGGTATCCTTGCTGGTCCTGCCCCCTGCCTTCTTATTGGGACTTTCCCGTTACAATACAGGAGGAACTGCTATTCTGGAAGAACAATTAACGCTCAGATTCCGGAATATCCATCGCTATCAGGTATTCGTATTGAGGGACCATATCCAGACTATGCAGATAAGTTCCAACCCTTTCCAGCGCATGAGTGACCTGGACACAATCAGGATTTCCGTATTGTCATCAAGAGGCGGAAACCGGTTTACAATCGCTGATGTTGACAGAGAGGAAAGTGGGAAAATCTGGAACTGGTTTTCCCGCAACTAAGTTTTCTATGTTTCTTAAAGGCCCAGCAGGGATAATCCAGACGATAGGGAATTGCGTATCAATTCCAGCGGATCCACTCCTGTGACCTGTATCATAACCCAGGCTCCCAGGAATGTACCGACCACACTTCCGATATTTGCCAGGGCTGCCACCAGAACTACTTTGAAAAACTTATTCTTACGTGCCTCTGCAAAGGATTCTGTATTCATCATAGCTTTGAAATCGTCGGTCGTGGGATGGCGCTGTTTTGCCTCCACAAGACCTGCAAACCAGCCGGCTGCCATCATTGGATTCAAGGAAGTCAGCCAAGCCACACCAAAGGATGTTGCTATCGAATAGGGATGTCCCCCGGCAATGGTTGCTCCCAGGGCACTCAGGGTACCGTTTATGATAAACCACCAGCCAAAGGCGATCAACAGGAGTTTAATGGAAGTCCCTGAAAGGATCAGTAAAAGAAAGGTAGCAAGTGCCAGGGCTACGATCGCGATACCGAAGACTTTCATCAAACTAAAACGCTTTTTGGGAAGGGTTACCAGCGATGATAACGGAGGTATTGTTTTGGGGTTGGAGAGATATTTCTCGATACCACTCCTGTGACCCGCACCCACAACAGCCACTATGTTCTTGCCGCCACCTGCAGCCGTTCTTACCAGACTGCCTGCAATGTAGGCATCCCTCTCATCAATCAGTACTTCTGCAGCACTGGGGGATGTATGACGTAATTCCTCGATCAGGACTGTAACTGTATCCTGTTCGGTGATATTATCTATATCGATATCATCTCCGCCTCCAATTCCCAAGGCCGCGGCTATAAGGGTTCCTACCATTTTTGTTTTTTCTATCAAACCCATTTTTCCCCAGAAACGCTGGAGGGTTACCTGGATATCCCGGTCCACAAGGGCAACATCAGCCCCTATTTCCTCTGCTGCTTCAA is a window of Methanohalophilus mahii DSM 5219 DNA encoding:
- a CDS encoding TraB/GumN family protein, yielding MVSDPYITDSRQDTMSYNYESATSSSEVRQHDFSTDSTSENVAPAPSRISLVGTAHVSEKSIREVKETIHNQQPDVVAVELCKGRYDALKGKTQTSDISVKELLAEGKVYFFLVHMLLAHVQKRIGKDMGVQPGAEMLAAIEAAEEIGADVALVDRDIQVTLQRFWGKMGLIEKTKMVGTLIAAALGIGGGDDIDIDNITEQDTVTVLIEELRHTSPSAAEVLIDERDAYIAGSLVRTAAGGGKNIVAVVGAGHRSGIEKYLSNPKTIPPLSSLVTLPKKRFSLMKVFGIAIVALALATFLLLILSGTSIKLLLIAFGWWFIINGTLSALGATIAGGHPYSIATSFGVAWLTSLNPMMAAGWFAGLVEAKQRHPTTDDFKAMMNTESFAEARKNKFFKVVLVAALANIGSVVGTFLGAWVMIQVTGVDPLELIRNSLSSGLSLLGL